In Vigna radiata var. radiata cultivar VC1973A unplaced genomic scaffold, Vradiata_ver6 scaffold_971, whole genome shotgun sequence, the genomic window GATAAGTATGGGCTTTGGATGCTAGTTCTACCACTGGGTGCAAAATGGTTGCTTATTTGAGTGTCACTCCTCTCTTCATGCACCTTCTTCCATAATTAAGCTAAAAggatagaaaataattaagttaaaaataattgaggTTGATGCTGCAAATAACTAGGATGATCACACAACTTGAGTTGggaaatttcttcatttttgacACGCCATTCCAAGCACCTTAAGCTACTCTTTTAGCTATTCGAGGATCGAATTCTTggagtatttttattattattatttttagagggtgacataattaaatattaaaacttaaaataaataattaaaaatgatgagATTAGAATTAGTTactttgagagaaaaaaaactaaaatataatttaagggtgaataaattttagttttgtaatattaattttgtaatagaatgtgaaataaaattttgttatcattataatattgtAGAAACACATgagtgagaaataaaaaataaatttaaaattttagaacattaataattttgttttctccccatttaaaaaaaaaaataaaaacaaaaacagaaaactcTAAACATCttcatttagaaaaataatgttcCCAATTGGTCTATTTAAgaatttgttgtttaaatatgattatttaaaaacaaaaaaacactttgttgtcccgtgattttgttttgtatgaaaaataaaataaaataagagaccTAAACCTTTTACCCACGTTACTTGATCTTAGTTGTGCACGTACTTTGCATTTCACAAACAAAGCACTTGCAAACCTCAAATTCAGTTGGTATATTGGTTTCACTTTTAGACGCAAAGGTTAGCTGAAAACTAATGCAAATAACTGATGAAACCTCATGCAACCTATATAAACATACAACGTTGTTGTCTTTCTCATAGATATCCACAAAGAGAATCATCACAAGATGGGATCCTTTGGCATACCCCTTTTGTTTCTCCTTTTTGTCATGGCTACCTTTGATCCTGCTACATCCACAAACTCTACCACACCGATATTATTAGGAGAACGGAACCGCTCTGTCGATTATTTGTTATTGCACACCGTACATTTGCGTATAGTCAACAAGCTTGGTCACAACATACCTCTCGGTCTTCATTGCAAATCCAAAAATGATGATCTTCAGTATCATGTCATTAACTACGACCAAAGTTTTAGGTTTCATTTCCGTCCTAATTTTTGGGGCACAACGTTGTTCTTCTGTTACTTTTCATGGAGTGGGGGACATGGGACCTGGGATATCTATAAGGATAGGAGGGATAATGATAGGTGCACATTTCACTGTGATTGGTATGCCACCAAAGAAGGTGTAGAAGGGTATACAGAAGAGAGTACGTGGCTAGGCAGGCCACGCAAGCGAGACATATTGTTCCAGTGGGAAAATC contains:
- the LOC106779065 gene encoding S-protein homolog 19-like produces the protein MGSFGIPLLFLLFVMATFDPATSTNSTTPILLGERNRSVDYLLLHTVHLRIVNKLGHNIPLGLHCKSKNDDLQYHVINYDQSFRFHFRPNFWGTTLFFCYFSWSGGHGTWDIYKDRRDNDRCTFHCDWYATKEGVEGYTEESTWLGRPRKRDILFQWENP